In the genome of Aphidius gifuensis isolate YNYX2018 linkage group LG6, ASM1490517v1, whole genome shotgun sequence, the window taaaagcaaaTATTTTGAGTCAAACAAATCGtggaaaaaaaagtcaaattgAAGCAATGTTTTGTGGATTTCATATATATCAAACAATAATACACATGATACAATTTACTTGTGGTTATATTctgatgtttatatttatgtctTTCAATATTTGGTTGGGTATTGCTGTTGTATTTGGTTCTGGTTTTGGCTATTGGCTTTTTGCCtggaataaatttacaaatgaaaatacagaTTGTTGCAGATAGACTatccaaaagaaaataaaaaaacacttgttatATTAAAACTGCCAAAAACATTCCAACAATCGTCTAgagtttgtaaatattttatttcaatgattaatatttttttcaaaaaagcaCTGAgctttcattttaatattt includes:
- the LOC122859349 gene encoding high affinity copper uptake protein 1-like; the encoded protein is MKMFFHWDVNEGPILFEWWRTTNSIGIISSMIGIIIFAALHEGIKNYREHLFLKANILSQTNRGKKSQIEAMFCGFHIYQTIIHMIQFTCGYILMFIFMSFNIWLGIAVVFGSGFGYWLFAWNKFTNENTDCCR